Proteins found in one Thermaerobacter subterraneus DSM 13965 genomic segment:
- a CDS encoding cyclic-di-AMP receptor yields the protein MKLVVAVVQDKDAGRLIEELVDRGYRATKLASTGGFLKEGNTTLLVGAEDAQVDEVVAIIKRVCRPREQVVTPLGPIGGAVDTYVPYPVEVIVGGATIFVLNVERFEHV from the coding sequence GAAGCTGGTGGTGGCGGTGGTACAGGATAAGGATGCCGGCCGCCTGATCGAGGAACTGGTGGACCGGGGATACCGGGCCACCAAGCTGGCCAGCACCGGTGGCTTCCTCAAGGAGGGCAACACCACCCTGCTGGTGGGGGCCGAAGATGCCCAGGTGGACGAGGTGGTGGCCATCATCAAGAGGGTCTGCCGGCCCCGGGAACAGGTGGTGACACCGCTGGGGCCCATCGGTGGGGCCGTGGACACCTATGTGCCCTATCCCGTCGAGGTGATCGTGGGCGGCGCCACCATCTTCGTCCTGAACGTGGAGCGCTTCGAGCATGTTTGA